A DNA window from Bacteroides cellulosilyticus contains the following coding sequences:
- a CDS encoding low molecular weight protein-tyrosine-phosphatase: MKPCRILFVCLGNICRSSSAEGVMNHLVSEAGLEDLFVIDSAGILSYHQGELPDSRMRAHAIRRGYDLTHRSRPVRTEDFYNFDLIIGMDDRNIEDLKDRAPSPEEWKKIHRMTEFCTRFTHADHVPDPYYGGAEGFEYVLDLLEDACAGLLEHLK, from the coding sequence ATGAAACCTTGTAGAATACTTTTTGTTTGCCTGGGTAATATTTGCCGTTCTTCCTCTGCGGAAGGTGTGATGAATCATTTGGTTTCAGAAGCCGGACTGGAAGATCTGTTTGTGATAGACTCTGCCGGTATCCTCTCTTATCATCAGGGAGAGTTACCAGATAGCCGGATGCGTGCCCATGCTATTCGTCGCGGTTACGACCTCACACATCGTTCGCGTCCCGTGCGGACAGAAGACTTTTATAACTTCGATTTGATAATAGGGATGGATGACCGGAATATTGAAGATTTGAAAGACCGTGCGCCCTCCCCTGAAGAATGGAAGAAGATACACCGTATGACGGAATTCTGTACTCGCTTTACGCATGCCGACCACGTGCCCGATCCGTATTATGGTGGGGCGGAAGGATTTGAGTATGTGCTCGACTTGCTGGAGGATGCTTGTGCCGGGCTGTTGGAACATCTGAAATAA
- a CDS encoding RNA polymerase sigma factor — protein MNNLTGKGNSLEELIVEHQPRLKAFIRKRVSTKEDAEDILQDVLYQLVKTIESTFNPIEQVTAWLYRVARNTIINKGKKMQEEELPASSYDKEDNVLSEFSEVLFSDAPPTPEIEYMRSLVWQELETALAELPPEQREAFELLEMEGLSAKEVASATGISVNTLLSRKHYAVIHLRKRLKGLYNDLLNY, from the coding sequence ATGAATAATCTGACCGGCAAAGGCAACAGTTTGGAAGAACTGATTGTAGAACATCAACCCCGCCTGAAAGCATTTATCCGCAAGCGGGTTTCCACTAAAGAAGATGCCGAAGATATTCTGCAAGATGTACTGTATCAATTGGTGAAAACCATTGAAAGCACTTTCAATCCTATCGAACAGGTAACAGCATGGCTATATCGCGTAGCACGAAATACGATTATCAATAAAGGCAAAAAGATGCAGGAAGAAGAACTACCCGCTTCGAGCTATGATAAAGAAGACAATGTACTGAGCGAGTTTTCGGAAGTGCTGTTCAGCGATGCTCCGCCTACTCCGGAAATAGAATATATGCGGTCACTCGTGTGGCAAGAGCTTGAAACAGCTCTTGCCGAGCTGCCGCCCGAGCAACGGGAAGCATTCGAGCTACTGGAAATGGAAGGATTGTCAGCCAAAGAAGTTGCCAGTGCCACCGGAATATCAGTCAATACCTTATTATCACGAAAACATTATGCCGTCATTCATCTTCGTAAACGGCTAAAAGGACTGTATAACGATCTTCTAAATTACTAA
- a CDS encoding TonB-dependent receptor plug domain-containing protein — translation MKTIVSILTILLCMASPSYAQLIAKDSTGVMAISLDEITIQAQSVIEKGDRKVILPTQNQLKMSSSGIDLLGKLQLPRITVDIMSGEITTSGNGEVQLLINGVQVTYTEISSLSPEDILRIEYHDTPGARYGNAAAVIDYITKNKKAGGSISGGAIHSLSSNRTSIDDIVSGRYNYGKSEISANTRYIQRKGDWTREYDERFIFPDKELHRLETGEPTLFNKKLLTSSLSYSLQEKGKYLFNAQFRYTLQDNPAGYEDRKSKLYTSDSEIPVSIYDHTKERNHLPSLDLYYQRNLKNDQRLIFNLVGTYIKSSNTRIHQEKQEGIANTELYSDIAGKKYSLIAEAIYEKKLGQGTLTGGLRHLQSYTDNRYEGKDAMDVILKQAESYAYAEYKGKIQNWGYMANLSLNRFYYSQRDNRSERYGLQPSLLVSYNPVDNLHFRYHINLKNNAPSIAYLNDVEQRIDILQTRRGNPNLKSFRSTIQDFNAVFNTGICSIDALVSYAYEKNPIMESVIYEEGMFIRTYENQKSFQHLTAEVTFKIKPWKDHISLSITPGINRYISTGNNYLHTYTLKELRINLDASYKNWLLNFMTITPPNRYVYGEQLLKGDLMHTLMIGYKQPAWSIMAGIHNPFMKTYRSENENWSALNPVKSDIHSTNMSNTIVVKLNFNLNFGRQYKGANKRIQNMDTDSGILQGTKE, via the coding sequence ATGAAAACAATAGTGTCAATTTTGACCATACTACTATGTATGGCCAGCCCCTCCTATGCCCAACTCATTGCTAAAGATTCTACCGGAGTCATGGCTATTTCTCTGGATGAAATAACCATCCAGGCACAGTCTGTCATCGAAAAAGGCGACCGGAAAGTAATTCTTCCGACTCAGAATCAACTGAAAATGTCGTCCAGTGGCATAGACTTATTAGGCAAATTACAACTTCCCCGAATCACAGTTGATATTATGTCGGGCGAAATAACCACTTCCGGCAACGGAGAAGTACAATTACTGATTAATGGTGTTCAGGTTACTTATACAGAGATATCCTCCCTCAGCCCCGAAGATATTCTCCGCATAGAATATCACGACACTCCGGGGGCACGCTACGGAAACGCCGCTGCCGTGATAGACTATATAACCAAAAACAAAAAAGCGGGAGGCAGCATCAGCGGCGGTGCCATCCACAGCCTTAGCAGCAACCGTACCTCTATTGACGATATAGTTTCCGGAAGATATAACTATGGAAAGTCTGAAATCTCAGCCAACACACGGTATATACAACGCAAAGGAGACTGGACACGCGAGTATGACGAGCGCTTCATCTTCCCCGACAAGGAACTTCATCGCCTGGAAACCGGAGAGCCAACGCTGTTCAATAAGAAGTTGTTAACTTCCAGCCTGAGCTACAGCCTGCAGGAGAAAGGTAAATATCTCTTTAATGCACAATTCAGATATACCCTGCAAGATAATCCTGCCGGATATGAAGACCGGAAGAGCAAACTCTACACATCTGATTCCGAGATTCCGGTATCCATCTACGACCACACCAAAGAACGGAACCACCTGCCATCCCTCGATCTATACTATCAGCGAAATCTAAAGAATGACCAGCGTCTCATATTCAATCTTGTCGGCACGTACATCAAGAGCAGCAATACACGCATTCATCAGGAGAAGCAGGAAGGTATCGCAAATACAGAGTTATATTCCGATATTGCCGGAAAGAAATATTCGCTGATAGCCGAAGCTATCTATGAGAAAAAATTAGGGCAAGGAACACTGACGGGAGGTCTCAGACATCTGCAATCTTATACAGACAACCGATATGAAGGGAAAGATGCGATGGACGTCATCCTGAAACAAGCGGAAAGTTATGCCTATGCCGAGTATAAAGGTAAAATTCAGAATTGGGGATACATGGCAAATCTATCACTCAACCGTTTCTACTATAGCCAAAGGGACAACCGTAGTGAAAGATATGGCCTCCAGCCTTCTCTCTTAGTATCTTACAACCCTGTGGACAATCTGCATTTCCGCTATCATATCAATTTGAAAAACAATGCCCCTTCTATAGCCTATCTGAATGATGTGGAGCAAAGAATCGACATCTTACAAACACGCAGGGGTAATCCGAACTTAAAATCATTTCGCAGTACTATCCAGGATTTTAATGCAGTATTCAATACCGGGATTTGCAGCATTGACGCCTTGGTGAGCTATGCATACGAAAAGAATCCCATCATGGAATCTGTGATTTATGAAGAAGGGATGTTCATCCGCACTTATGAAAATCAGAAGTCCTTCCAACATCTGACAGCAGAAGTCACATTCAAAATCAAGCCCTGGAAAGATCATATCAGCCTTTCCATTACACCGGGAATCAACCGGTATATAAGTACAGGAAACAATTACCTGCACACCTATACCCTGAAGGAATTACGTATCAACCTGGATGCTTCCTATAAAAACTGGCTTTTGAACTTTATGACTATCACCCCGCCTAACCGGTATGTATACGGTGAACAATTGCTGAAAGGGGATCTGATGCATACGCTCATGATAGGTTATAAACAACCGGCATGGTCTATTATGGCAGGAATACACAATCCATTTATGAAAACTTACCGTTCCGAGAATGAGAACTGGTCTGCACTGAATCCTGTAAAATCAGATATACACAGTACCAATATGTCAAATACCATCGTTGTCAAGCTCAACTTCAATCTGAACTTCGGACGACAATACAAGGGTGCCAATAAGAGAATTCAGAATATGGATACAGATTCCGGTATTCTGCAAGGAACCAAAGAGTAG